A genomic segment from Tessaracoccus defluvii encodes:
- a CDS encoding M18 family aminopeptidase: protein MLDSAQNHIDDLADFVAASPTSYHAADQLAARLKQAGFEQVDPRRPFGEPGGRRFLIRDGAVVAWVAPETLTEEAGFRIVGTHTDSPSFKVKPGDLPRSAGWTQLGVEVYGGPLINSWLDRDLGVAGRIVTRDGASHLVRTGAIARIPQLAIHLDRTANDALKLDRQTSTQPILAIDLRQPLIEHLCGLAGIDAADVAFHDLTLFDTQLPAVIGVEGEFFASGRLDNLLSTHAALTAFESLEVGGDVAIFAAFDHEEVGSDTTTGAGGPLLQDVLERLAAGYGLDLDGTRAMFARSSCVSADCGHVVHPNYPGHHDPMNKPLPNRGPLLKINANQRYATDAVGAAIWLRACDAAGVPTQPFVSNNAVPCGSTIGPITATRLGITTVDVGAGLLSMHSARELCGVDDPWFLARAMGAYWIG from the coding sequence ATGCTCGACTCCGCCCAGAACCACATCGATGACCTCGCCGACTTCGTCGCCGCCTCGCCCACCAGCTACCACGCCGCCGACCAGCTCGCGGCCCGGCTGAAGCAGGCCGGATTCGAGCAGGTCGACCCGAGGCGCCCCTTCGGCGAGCCGGGCGGACGCCGCTTCCTCATCCGCGACGGCGCCGTCGTGGCATGGGTGGCGCCCGAGACGCTGACCGAGGAGGCGGGCTTCCGGATCGTCGGCACCCACACCGATTCGCCGTCGTTCAAGGTGAAGCCGGGCGACCTGCCGCGCAGCGCCGGCTGGACGCAGCTCGGCGTCGAGGTCTACGGCGGGCCGCTGATCAACTCGTGGCTCGACCGTGACCTCGGGGTCGCCGGCCGGATCGTCACCCGCGACGGCGCCTCCCACCTCGTGCGGACCGGCGCGATCGCCCGCATCCCGCAGCTCGCGATCCACCTGGACCGCACCGCCAACGACGCGCTCAAGCTCGACCGACAGACCAGCACCCAGCCGATCCTCGCGATCGACCTGCGGCAGCCGCTCATCGAGCACCTCTGCGGTCTGGCCGGCATCGACGCCGCCGACGTCGCGTTCCACGACCTCACGCTGTTCGACACGCAGCTCCCCGCCGTGATCGGCGTCGAGGGCGAGTTCTTCGCCTCCGGCCGGCTCGACAACCTGCTGAGCACCCACGCGGCGCTGACGGCGTTCGAGAGCCTCGAGGTGGGCGGCGACGTCGCGATCTTCGCCGCCTTCGACCACGAGGAGGTCGGCTCCGACACCACCACCGGCGCCGGAGGCCCCCTGCTGCAGGACGTCCTCGAGCGGCTGGCGGCCGGCTACGGGCTGGACCTCGACGGGACGCGGGCCATGTTCGCCAGGTCCAGTTGCGTGTCGGCGGACTGTGGCCACGTCGTCCACCCGAACTACCCGGGCCACCACGATCCGATGAACAAGCCGCTGCCCAACCGCGGGCCGCTGCTGAAGATCAACGCGAACCAGCGCTACGCGACGGACGCCGTCGGCGCAGCGATCTGGCTGCGTGCCTGCGACGCGGCCGGGGTGCCGACGCAGCCGTTCGTGTCGAACAACGCCGTGCCGTGCGGGTCGACGATCGGCCCGATCACGGCGACGCGGCTAGGCATCACGACGGTCGACGTCGGAGCGGGCCTGCTGAGCATGCACTCGGCCAGGGAACTGTGCGGCGTGGACGACCCGTGGTTCCTGGCCAGGGCGATGGGCGCCTACTGGATCGGCTGA
- a CDS encoding HAD family hydrolase, with product MPSVKLVVRDPAVAPEELLATALELDLPGVAPSTSGAPFLEVASAGVDKGTGLVRIAGALGVRADEVIAFGDNLNDLEMLAWAGHGVAMGNALPEVIAVADEVAPTNNDEGIAVVIERLAVNGWRV from the coding sequence GTGCCGTCGGTGAAGCTCGTCGTCCGTGACCCGGCGGTCGCGCCCGAGGAGCTGCTGGCAACAGCGCTGGAACTCGACCTGCCCGGTGTGGCGCCGTCGACATCGGGCGCCCCGTTCCTGGAGGTCGCCTCCGCCGGCGTCGACAAGGGCACGGGCCTGGTGAGGATCGCCGGGGCCCTCGGGGTGCGGGCCGACGAGGTGATCGCCTTCGGAGACAACCTCAACGACCTGGAGATGCTCGCCTGGGCCGGCCACGGGGTGGCCATGGGCAACGCACTGCCCGAGGTCATCGCCGTCGCCGACGAGGTGGCCCCGACCAACAATGACGAGGGCATCGCCGTCGTGATCGAGCGGCTCGCGGTCAACGGCTGGCGGGTCTAG
- the ychF gene encoding redox-regulated ATPase YchF encodes MALTIGIVGLPNAGKSTLFNALTRNDVLAANYPFATIEPNVGVVGVPDERLPKLAEVFGSERIVPATVSFVDIAGIVKGASQGEGMGNAFLANIREADAICQVTRVFTDEDVTHVDGKVDPANDIDTITTELILADLATVEKALPRIEKEARIKKESQPKAAAFAAAKDVLEKGIGVRSAGLDLEELYELHLLTAKPYLYVFNCDQDELANEELKQKMRDIVAPSEAIFLDAKFESELVEMEEDEAREFLAEMGVEHPGLDVLARVGYDTLGLQSYLTAGPKEARGWTIEKGATAPEAAGVIHTDFQKGFIKAQVVSFDDLIETGSEAAAKAAGKLRLEGKDYVMQDGDVVEFRFNI; translated from the coding sequence GTGGCACTCACCATCGGAATCGTCGGCCTCCCCAATGCCGGCAAGTCGACCCTGTTCAATGCACTGACCCGCAACGACGTGCTCGCGGCGAACTACCCGTTCGCGACGATCGAGCCCAACGTCGGCGTCGTCGGAGTCCCCGACGAGCGGCTCCCCAAGCTGGCCGAGGTGTTCGGCTCGGAGCGGATCGTGCCTGCCACCGTCAGCTTCGTCGACATCGCCGGCATCGTGAAGGGTGCCTCGCAGGGTGAGGGCATGGGCAACGCGTTCCTCGCCAACATCCGCGAGGCTGACGCGATCTGCCAGGTCACCCGCGTCTTCACCGACGAGGACGTCACGCACGTCGACGGCAAGGTGGACCCCGCCAACGACATCGACACCATCACCACCGAGCTGATCCTCGCCGATCTGGCCACCGTCGAGAAGGCGCTGCCGCGCATCGAGAAGGAGGCGCGGATCAAGAAGGAGTCGCAGCCGAAGGCCGCCGCGTTCGCAGCCGCCAAGGACGTGCTCGAGAAGGGGATCGGCGTCCGCTCGGCCGGCCTCGACCTCGAGGAGCTGTACGAACTCCACCTGCTGACCGCGAAGCCGTACCTGTACGTGTTCAACTGCGACCAGGACGAGCTCGCCAACGAGGAGCTCAAGCAGAAGATGCGCGACATCGTCGCGCCCAGCGAGGCCATCTTCCTCGACGCGAAGTTCGAGTCCGAGCTCGTCGAGATGGAGGAGGACGAGGCACGCGAGTTCCTTGCGGAGATGGGCGTCGAGCATCCGGGCCTGGATGTGCTGGCGCGCGTCGGCTACGACACCCTCGGACTGCAGAGCTACCTGACGGCGGGCCCGAAGGAGGCGCGCGGCTGGACGATCGAGAAGGGCGCGACGGCCCCGGAGGCGGCCGGTGTGATCCACACGGACTTCCAGAAGGGCTTCATCAAGGCCCAGGTGGTGAGCTTCGATGACCTGATCGAGACGGGCTCGGAGGCGGCGGCCAAGGCCGCGGGCAAGCTGCGTCTGGAGGGTAAGGACTACGTGATGCAGGACGGCGACGTCGTGGAGTTCAGGTTCAATATCTAG
- a CDS encoding iron ABC transporter ATP-binding protein, whose amino-acid sequence MIEVKEVTKRYGRTVVVDDVSVSLPTGGVTAIVGANGAGKSTLLSIIARLLASDGGSVNVGGLDIEKADSRELARRLAILRQSNDLNSRLTVQDLVTFGRYPHSGGRLGPTDHGAIDQAIGWMNLEDLRDRFLDEMSGGQRQRAFVAMVLAQDTEYVLLDEPLNNLDVSHSHAMLQTLRRAADELGKTIVIVVHDINYASCWADRIVAMKDGRVHAIGTPSEIVQRDLLREVFDLDIEVAEFRGRRIAHFYLPVPMCGHCNRSTNDGCCLDGSPHVEGPVPLTLSLPTAV is encoded by the coding sequence ATGATCGAAGTCAAGGAAGTCACCAAGCGCTACGGCCGCACGGTCGTCGTGGACGATGTGTCGGTGTCGCTGCCGACCGGCGGCGTGACGGCGATCGTCGGGGCCAACGGCGCGGGCAAGTCGACCCTCTTGTCGATCATCGCGCGTCTCCTCGCGTCCGACGGCGGCAGCGTCAACGTCGGCGGCCTCGACATCGAGAAGGCGGACTCCCGCGAGTTGGCCCGGCGCCTCGCCATCCTGCGCCAGAGCAACGACCTCAACTCGCGCCTGACGGTGCAGGATCTCGTCACGTTCGGCCGCTACCCGCACAGCGGCGGACGTCTCGGCCCCACGGACCACGGGGCGATCGATCAGGCGATCGGGTGGATGAATCTGGAGGACCTGCGCGACCGGTTCCTCGACGAGATGAGTGGCGGCCAGCGGCAGCGTGCCTTCGTCGCCATGGTGCTCGCGCAGGACACCGAGTACGTGCTGCTCGACGAGCCGCTGAACAACCTCGACGTGTCGCACTCGCACGCGATGCTGCAGACGCTGCGCCGGGCCGCGGATGAGTTGGGCAAGACGATCGTGATCGTCGTCCACGACATCAACTACGCGTCCTGCTGGGCCGACCGGATCGTCGCCATGAAGGACGGCAGGGTCCACGCGATCGGCACGCCGTCGGAGATCGTCCAGCGAGACCTGCTGCGGGAGGTGTTCGACCTGGACATCGAGGTCGCCGAGTTCCGCGGCCGCCGCATCGCGCACTTCTATCTGCCGGTGCCGATGTGCGGCCACTGCAACCGGTCCACCAACGACGGCTGCTGCCTCGACGGCTCACCGCACGTCGAGGGCCCGGTGCCGCTGACGCTCAGCCTGCCGACGGCGGTCTAG
- the ilvA gene encoding threonine ammonia-lyase IlvA codes for MSTLTDLAAMIPDAVVRLQGIVRRTPVQLDERLTDATGSEIWLKREDLQPVRSYKLRGAYNLMAQLDEAEREAGVVCASAGNHGQGVAYSAAALGIKATVVVPHTTPRQKRQRIVALGQGQVELVLHGTTYDEASDEASRLAAEGKVLVPAFNDARTAAGQATLVVEAFEQLGFVPDVVVIPIGGGGLVSGASAWLRENHPDVRIIGVEPDGAPCVAAAISAGRPVTLHDIDTFVDGAAVRRVGEFTFDAIREARIELVRVPEGQICTEMLDMYQTDGIITEPAGALASAALPTGGVGPRVQIHAGSRVLVIVSGGNNDVSRYAEIVERSLIHEGRKRYFLVDFPQRPGALRTFLDSVLGPEDDITYFEYVKRSNRETGPALVGVELGTPGDYQFLLQRIDECGMQAEEVAYDSPFFQFLT; via the coding sequence ATGTCCACGCTCACCGACCTGGCCGCAATGATCCCCGACGCCGTCGTCCGGCTCCAGGGGATCGTCCGCCGCACCCCCGTCCAGCTCGACGAGCGCCTCACCGACGCGACCGGCTCCGAGATCTGGCTCAAGCGCGAGGACCTGCAGCCCGTGCGCTCCTACAAGTTGCGCGGCGCCTACAACCTCATGGCCCAGCTCGATGAGGCGGAACGCGAGGCCGGCGTCGTCTGCGCCTCGGCCGGAAACCACGGCCAGGGCGTGGCCTACTCGGCCGCGGCGCTGGGGATCAAGGCCACCGTCGTCGTCCCGCACACCACGCCCCGTCAGAAGCGCCAGCGGATCGTCGCGCTCGGCCAGGGGCAGGTCGAGCTCGTGCTCCACGGCACCACCTACGACGAGGCCTCCGACGAGGCGTCACGCCTGGCCGCCGAGGGCAAGGTCCTTGTCCCCGCCTTCAACGACGCGCGGACGGCGGCCGGGCAGGCCACCCTGGTGGTGGAGGCCTTCGAGCAGCTCGGCTTCGTCCCCGACGTCGTGGTGATCCCGATCGGCGGCGGCGGCCTGGTGTCCGGCGCCTCGGCCTGGCTGCGCGAGAACCACCCGGACGTGCGGATCATCGGCGTCGAACCCGACGGCGCCCCGTGCGTCGCCGCGGCCATCTCGGCGGGCCGCCCCGTCACACTGCACGACATCGACACGTTCGTCGACGGCGCCGCTGTCCGCCGGGTGGGCGAATTCACGTTCGACGCGATCCGCGAGGCCCGCATCGAGCTGGTCCGGGTCCCCGAGGGGCAGATCTGCACCGAGATGCTCGACATGTACCAGACCGACGGCATCATCACCGAGCCGGCCGGCGCGCTCGCCTCCGCGGCCCTGCCCACCGGCGGCGTCGGGCCCCGCGTCCAGATCCACGCCGGCTCCCGGGTGCTGGTGATCGTCTCCGGAGGCAACAATGACGTCTCCCGCTACGCGGAGATCGTCGAGCGCTCACTCATCCACGAGGGCAGGAAGCGGTACTTCCTGGTGGACTTCCCGCAGCGCCCTGGCGCGCTGCGCACATTCCTCGACTCGGTGCTCGGCCCCGAGGACGACATCACGTACTTCGAATACGTCAAGCGCAGCAACCGCGAGACGGGGCCTGCGCTGGTCGGCGTCGAACTCGGCACGCCGGGCGACTACCAGTTCCTGCTGCAGCGCATCGACGAGTGCGGCATGCAGGCAGAAGAGGTCGCCTACGACAGCCCGTTCTTCCAGTTCCTGACGTGA
- a CDS encoding 4-hydroxy-3-methylbut-2-enyl diphosphate reductase has product MTSTSEQTKRVVVAAPRGYCAGVDRAVVTVEKALDLYGPPVYVRKQIVHNRHVVEALEERGAIFVEELDEVPPGATVVFSAHGVSPAVHAEAAERSLKTIDATCPLVTKVHHEARRFAAQDTQILLIGHAGHEEVEGTMGEAPERTTLVQSPADVENVELPEGTNVAWLSQTTLSVDETMETVTRLREKFPLLMDPPSDDICYATQNRQLAVKQIASHGCDLMIVVGSANSSNSVRLVEVALDAGAKASHRVDNAGEIDPAWLEGVSTVGVTSGASVPDDLVQGVLEYLQERGFPAAVEERLTEETLTFALPPELRKDLRRSAVND; this is encoded by the coding sequence ATGACGAGCACCAGCGAACAGACCAAGCGTGTCGTCGTGGCGGCCCCCCGTGGCTACTGCGCCGGCGTCGACCGGGCCGTGGTGACGGTGGAGAAGGCCCTTGACCTCTACGGGCCGCCCGTCTACGTCCGCAAGCAGATCGTGCACAACCGCCACGTCGTCGAGGCGCTGGAGGAGCGCGGCGCCATCTTCGTCGAGGAACTCGACGAGGTACCGCCAGGGGCGACCGTCGTGTTCTCGGCTCACGGCGTGTCGCCGGCCGTCCACGCCGAGGCGGCAGAGCGTTCACTCAAGACCATCGACGCGACCTGCCCGCTGGTGACCAAGGTGCACCACGAGGCGAGGCGCTTCGCCGCGCAGGACACCCAGATCCTCCTGATCGGCCACGCCGGCCACGAGGAGGTCGAGGGCACCATGGGTGAGGCCCCTGAGCGCACCACGCTCGTGCAGTCGCCGGCCGACGTCGAGAACGTTGAACTGCCCGAGGGCACCAACGTCGCCTGGCTGTCGCAGACGACCCTGTCCGTCGACGAGACCATGGAGACGGTGACGCGGCTGCGGGAGAAGTTCCCGCTGCTGATGGATCCGCCGTCGGACGACATCTGCTACGCCACCCAGAACCGTCAGCTCGCCGTCAAGCAGATCGCCAGCCACGGCTGCGACCTCATGATCGTCGTCGGCTCGGCAAACTCATCGAACTCCGTCCGCCTCGTGGAGGTGGCGCTGGACGCCGGCGCGAAGGCGTCGCACCGGGTCGACAACGCCGGCGAGATCGACCCCGCCTGGCTCGAGGGTGTCAGCACCGTCGGGGTGACCTCCGGCGCCTCGGTGCCGGACGACCTGGTCCAGGGCGTCCTGGAGTACCTGCAGGAGCGGGGCTTCCCGGCCGCCGTCGAGGAGCGGCTGACCGAGGAGACCTTGACGTTCGCGCTGCCGCCCGAGCTGCGCAAGGACCTGCGCCGCTCCGCCGTCAACGACTGA
- a CDS encoding iron chelate uptake ABC transporter family permease subunit: MSAVATAPLAPTRRGLAPHTRLWIALAACVLACLAFLTINATGSLDFVLAFRGRKVLAMVLVGWATGVATVAFQTVTNNRLLTPSILGLDALYAFIQTMLVFLLGVSFVGTIGPYAMFAISIVLMLASTMALTGLLFGRKGRSVYLVVLAGLVLGSILRSLSSLISRVLDPVSYLVLQGNLFASFNAVNPELIGLSAVVVAVCSWWLWRQRHTLDVLTLGRESSISLGVDHQRTVRAVLLVSTLLVCVSTALVGPITFLGLIVAAIAYQVAGNGKHADTLPMAGLLGVGVIVGGQAILEQVFGLGTVLSVIIEFAGGIAFIWLVIRKVSRS, translated from the coding sequence ATGAGCGCCGTCGCCACCGCGCCCCTCGCCCCCACCAGGCGAGGGCTCGCCCCCCACACCAGACTGTGGATCGCCCTGGCCGCCTGTGTCCTGGCGTGCCTGGCCTTCCTGACGATCAACGCCACGGGATCACTGGACTTCGTCCTCGCGTTCCGAGGCCGCAAGGTGCTCGCGATGGTGCTCGTCGGCTGGGCCACCGGCGTCGCGACGGTGGCCTTCCAGACCGTGACGAACAACCGTCTGCTCACCCCGTCGATCCTCGGCCTCGACGCCCTGTACGCGTTCATCCAGACGATGCTGGTGTTCCTCCTCGGCGTCAGCTTCGTCGGCACCATCGGCCCCTATGCCATGTTCGCCATCAGTATCGTGCTGATGCTCGCCTCCACCATGGCGCTGACGGGCCTGCTGTTCGGCCGCAAGGGCCGCTCCGTCTACCTCGTCGTCCTCGCCGGCCTGGTTCTCGGCTCGATCCTGCGCTCGCTGTCGTCACTCATCTCGCGGGTCCTCGACCCGGTGAGCTACCTGGTACTGCAGGGCAACCTGTTCGCCTCCTTCAATGCCGTCAACCCCGAGCTGATCGGCCTGAGCGCCGTCGTCGTGGCCGTCTGCAGCTGGTGGCTGTGGCGACAGCGCCACACGCTCGACGTGCTGACCCTCGGCCGCGAGTCGTCCATCAGCCTGGGCGTCGACCATCAGCGCACCGTCCGCGCGGTGCTGCTCGTCTCCACGCTGCTCGTGTGCGTCTCGACCGCCCTCGTCGGGCCCATCACGTTCCTCGGCCTCATCGTCGCGGCCATCGCCTACCAGGTCGCGGGCAACGGTAAACACGCGGACACGCTGCCGATGGCGGGCCTCCTCGGCGTCGGCGTCATCGTCGGCGGCCAGGCGATCCTCGAACAGGTCTTCGGGTTGGGCACCGTCTTGTCCGTCATCATCGAATTCGCCGGAGGCATCGCCTTCATCTGGCTCGTCATCCGAAAGGTGTCCCGCTCATGA
- a CDS encoding siderophore ABC transporter substrate-binding protein: MKLHTRFLAATAAGLLALTTACGAGAPTDPAPAGSETPTETITVTHAQGTVELDGPAKRIVVLDHGSLDTVRALGASDAVVGVAKGQFLSDPVKDFADDTTYANVGTLQEPDFEKIAALEPDLIIAGFRSAKQQPELNKIAPTVDVTFAYDKGYYVGVEYATNIIAEALGKQDEAAVQLKELEDAIAEAKGKVDPGKNAMVLMTSGGKVSVHGTNSRYGVLFNDLGIEPTISDVEAEAHGDAISFEAIQQANPDIMFVVDRDSAVGQEGAAAQEVLDNELIASTTAWANQDVVYLDGARWYILIHGVDNAVEMMKDVSEGL, translated from the coding sequence ATGAAGCTCCACACCCGCTTCCTGGCAGCAACGGCCGCCGGTCTCCTGGCTCTGACGACCGCCTGCGGCGCCGGTGCCCCCACCGATCCCGCACCCGCCGGTTCCGAGACGCCCACCGAGACGATCACCGTCACCCACGCGCAGGGCACCGTCGAGTTGGACGGCCCGGCCAAGCGCATCGTCGTTCTCGACCACGGCTCGCTCGATACCGTCCGCGCCCTCGGTGCCTCCGACGCGGTGGTGGGCGTCGCGAAGGGCCAGTTCCTCTCCGACCCCGTCAAGGATTTCGCCGACGACACCACGTACGCCAACGTCGGCACCCTGCAGGAGCCCGACTTCGAGAAGATCGCGGCCCTCGAACCCGACCTGATCATCGCCGGCTTCCGCTCAGCCAAGCAGCAGCCCGAGCTGAACAAGATCGCTCCGACCGTCGACGTCACCTTCGCCTACGACAAGGGGTACTACGTCGGCGTCGAGTACGCCACGAACATCATCGCCGAAGCACTCGGCAAGCAGGACGAGGCCGCGGTCCAGCTCAAGGAACTCGAGGACGCGATCGCCGAAGCGAAGGGCAAGGTCGACCCGGGCAAGAACGCCATGGTCCTGATGACCTCCGGCGGCAAGGTCTCGGTGCACGGCACCAACTCACGCTACGGCGTCCTCTTCAACGACCTCGGCATCGAGCCGACGATCTCCGACGTCGAGGCCGAGGCCCACGGCGACGCGATCTCGTTCGAGGCCATTCAGCAGGCCAACCCCGACATCATGTTCGTCGTCGACCGCGACTCCGCCGTCGGGCAGGAGGGTGCCGCCGCCCAGGAGGTCCTCGACAACGAGCTCATCGCCAGCACCACGGCATGGGCGAACCAGGACGTCGTGTACCTCGACGGCGCCCGCTGGTACATCCTCATCCACGGCGTCGACAACGCCGTCGAGATGATGAAGGACGTGTCGGAGGGGTTGTGA
- a CDS encoding HAD family hydrolase: protein MIKLIATDLDGTLLTSDHTVTPRTLRALAAAREAGLHVVPASGRQPFSIGEVLAGTFLADGVVLGANGAVGYDLGRDAVLFETTLAVEAQTALFHALRERHPGIHCVSVRDGGATFVPQHGYVGMMDPEDHSRPGTCPSSP, encoded by the coding sequence GTGATCAAGCTCATCGCCACCGACCTCGACGGCACCCTGCTCACGAGCGACCACACCGTCACTCCCCGCACGCTCCGCGCACTCGCGGCCGCCCGCGAGGCCGGCCTGCACGTCGTTCCCGCCTCCGGCCGGCAGCCGTTCTCCATCGGGGAGGTGCTGGCCGGCACGTTCCTGGCCGACGGCGTCGTGCTCGGCGCGAACGGGGCCGTCGGCTACGACCTCGGCCGGGACGCCGTCCTGTTCGAGACGACCCTGGCCGTCGAGGCGCAGACCGCACTCTTCCACGCGCTGCGGGAGCGGCACCCCGGCATCCACTGCGTCTCCGTCCGTGACGGGGGCGCCACGTTCGTGCCGCAGCACGGCTACGTCGGGATGATGGACCCCGAGGACCACAGCCGTCCCGGGACCTGCCCGAGTTCCCCCTGA
- a CDS encoding ABC transporter permease, translating to MTTTASPLARPSARPAGRPLSWGLLGGLAALLVLATVSLFVGVADLSPLDFLSGQATDQQQLNLFAYRIPRTAAVLLAGAALALSGLLMQLLVRNRFVEPGTVGTTESAGVGILIAVMVFPSAPLIVKMAIAVVTALIGTAVFIRLIRALPPRAPIVAVPLVGIMLAGVISAGTTFVAYQFDLLQSLGIWMQGDFSGVLRGRYELLWILGAIGLVLWVFADRFTVASLGEEQATSLGLSYTATLNLGLALVAVASAVTLVVVGAIGFVGLIIPNLITMWRGDNLRHNIGLTAIAGSLFVLVCDLLARTVNFPYEIPVGTISGVLGGVIFLVLLLTGRMKTR from the coding sequence GTGACCACCACAGCATCTCCCCTCGCACGACCGTCGGCCAGGCCCGCCGGGCGCCCCCTCAGCTGGGGCCTGCTCGGCGGGCTGGCCGCACTTCTGGTGTTGGCGACCGTTTCCCTGTTCGTCGGGGTCGCAGACCTCTCCCCTCTCGACTTCCTGAGCGGGCAGGCGACCGATCAGCAGCAGCTCAACCTGTTCGCCTACCGGATCCCGCGCACCGCCGCGGTCCTTCTGGCAGGGGCCGCCCTGGCACTGTCGGGGCTGCTGATGCAGTTGCTGGTCCGCAACCGCTTCGTCGAGCCCGGAACCGTCGGCACGACCGAGTCGGCCGGCGTCGGCATCCTGATCGCCGTGATGGTGTTCCCGTCGGCCCCGCTGATCGTGAAGATGGCGATCGCGGTGGTCACGGCCCTGATCGGCACCGCGGTCTTCATCCGACTGATCCGGGCGCTGCCGCCGCGGGCCCCGATCGTCGCGGTCCCGCTGGTCGGCATCATGCTGGCCGGTGTCATCTCGGCAGGAACCACGTTCGTGGCCTACCAGTTCGACCTGCTGCAGAGCCTCGGCATCTGGATGCAGGGCGACTTCTCCGGGGTCCTGCGCGGCCGCTACGAGCTGCTGTGGATCCTCGGCGCCATCGGCCTTGTGCTGTGGGTCTTCGCCGACCGCTTCACGGTGGCGTCGCTGGGCGAGGAGCAGGCGACATCACTCGGCCTGTCCTACACGGCGACGCTGAACCTGGGCCTTGCGCTCGTAGCTGTCGCCTCCGCCGTCACACTCGTCGTGGTCGGCGCGATCGGCTTCGTCGGCCTGATCATCCCCAACCTGATCACCATGTGGCGGGGCGACAACCTGCGCCACAACATCGGCCTGACGGCGATCGCCGGTTCACTGTTCGTCCTGGTCTGCGACCTGCTCGCCCGCACCGTCAACTTCCCCTACGAGATCCCGGTCGGCACCATCTCCGGGGTGCTGGGCGGCGTCATCTTCCTCGTCCTCCTGCTCACGGGAAGGATGAAGACCCGATGA
- the xseA gene encoding exodeoxyribonuclease VII large subunit: MALNSSAEQPQPLGRVIGAVKDWVGRLGEVWVDAQVVEIKRRNAPTQFMTFRDRVANMSAQVTVSTMVLDAAGPIPEGSRVTARVRPRLWDRDTSLSFECLEIQVAGEGRLLAQLEQLKRKLQAEGLFDGHRKKRLPLLPHVIGLVTGRDSDAERDVVTNVARRWPAARIRTRHALVQGANSAESVMTALAHLDADPEVDVIVIARGGGSLEDLLSFSDEGLVRAVAAARTPIVSAIGHERDYPLVDFVADLRASTPTDAAKRIVPDHATEAAGLSQARQRLDRALLTTITREQSRLDAVRSRPVLVDPTSAFVAHYERLHLLRHRLEAGIDRRIRTEEADVRAAVTAIRALSPKRTLERGYAVLVDAAGHRSVSSVTDAATGDRIRAYLADGELSLDVVGTIGKEPEHG, from the coding sequence ATGGCCCTGAACAGCTCCGCCGAGCAGCCCCAGCCCCTGGGCCGCGTCATCGGCGCGGTGAAGGACTGGGTCGGCAGGCTCGGGGAGGTGTGGGTCGACGCGCAGGTCGTCGAGATCAAGCGACGCAACGCCCCCACGCAGTTCATGACGTTCCGCGACCGCGTCGCCAACATGTCGGCCCAGGTGACCGTCTCCACCATGGTGCTCGACGCCGCCGGCCCGATCCCCGAGGGCTCCCGGGTGACGGCGCGCGTGCGGCCCCGGCTGTGGGACCGCGACACGTCGCTGAGCTTCGAATGCCTCGAGATCCAGGTCGCCGGCGAGGGCAGGCTGCTGGCCCAGCTCGAGCAGCTCAAGCGGAAGCTGCAGGCCGAAGGACTGTTCGACGGCCATCGAAAGAAGCGACTGCCGCTGCTGCCGCACGTGATCGGGCTGGTCACAGGGCGCGACTCGGACGCGGAGCGCGACGTGGTCACGAACGTGGCGCGCCGCTGGCCCGCGGCCCGGATCCGCACCCGGCACGCCCTCGTCCAGGGGGCGAACTCGGCCGAGTCGGTCATGACGGCGCTGGCGCACCTCGACGCCGACCCCGAGGTGGACGTCATCGTCATCGCCCGCGGCGGCGGATCGCTCGAGGACCTCCTCTCCTTCTCCGACGAGGGCCTGGTCCGGGCCGTCGCCGCCGCCCGGACGCCGATCGTCAGCGCGATCGGCCACGAGCGCGACTACCCGCTCGTCGACTTCGTCGCCGACCTGCGGGCGTCGACCCCCACGGATGCCGCCAAGCGCATCGTCCCCGACCACGCCACCGAGGCGGCCGGCCTCAGCCAGGCCCGGCAGCGTCTCGACCGGGCCCTGCTGACGACGATCACCCGGGAACAGTCACGCCTCGACGCGGTGCGCTCCCGCCCCGTGCTGGTCGACCCGACCAGCGCGTTCGTCGCCCACTACGAGCGGCTGCATCTGCTGCGCCACCGGCTGGAGGCGGGCATCGACCGCCGGATCCGGACGGAGGAGGCCGACGTCCGCGCAGCCGTCACCGCCATCCGGGCCCTGTCGCCGAAGCGGACGCTGGAGCGCGGCTACGCCGTCCTCGTCGACGCCGCCGGACACCGGTCCGTGTCGAGCGTCACGGACGCCGCTACGGGCGACCGCATCCGCGCCTACCTCGCGGACGGAGAACTGAGCCTCGACGTCGTCGGGACCATCGGGAAGGAGCCGGAGCATGGCTGA